Proteins found in one Triticum aestivum cultivar Chinese Spring chromosome 4D, IWGSC CS RefSeq v2.1, whole genome shotgun sequence genomic segment:
- the LOC123099959 gene encoding UPF0481 protein At3g47200 encodes MAMEDDETATQKSRFFRDARVEAMQRRVDEVHADAEDPYTIFRLPAAVRERHPDLYEPQLVSVGPYYHGRAGLAAAQQHKWRLLRDFLSRTNEKGAAGGSQLGAYLRCASAIEADARRCYAEGFDGVGADDFAEMLVLDGCFLLEFFLRKGEGQLAAPGGAKWAWQHMYHDVLLLENQIPFFVVEKLHAIAFPGEDGGPDSEGLLDIFCKALAGDLPSSRAIRPRSGKTIHHLLHLHYECNVRSASADASDAKGRNNGKADANGASSLAVWKQSPVPSPRSSDGAVKGRLTSMVPQAAKMEEAGVTFKRKATPRDMFDVSFRYGVLHMPAFVVDEAAKVLLANLVAFEQGGGRAARQLDGGNLVTGFVALVGSLVNTTRDVEVLRRCGVMHCMVTHDEAVRYFSHVVQYTTMDYDRHLLACLFRDIREHCQWSR; translated from the coding sequence ATGGCCATGGAGGACGACGAGACGGCGACCCAGAAGAGCCGCTTCTTCCGCGACGCGCGCGTGGAGGCCATGCAGCGGCGCGTGGACGAGGTGCACGCGGATGCCGAGGACCCCTACACCATCTTCCGCCTCCCCGCGGCCGTGCGCGAGCGCCACCCCGACCTGTACGAGCCCCAGCTCGTGTCCGTGGGGCCCTACTACCACGGCCGCGCCGGGCTCGCCGCCGCGCAGCAGCACAAGTGGCGCCTCCTGCGCGACTTCCTCTCGCGGACAAACGAGAAGGGGGCAGCCGGCGGCAGCCAGCTGGGCGCCTACTTGCGCTGCGCGAGCGCGATCGAGGCCGACGCGCGGCGGTGCTACGCGGAGGGGTTCGACGGCGTGGGCGCGGACGACTTCGCGGAGATGCTGGTGCTCGACGGCTGCTTCCTGCTCGAGTTCTTCCTGCGGAAGGGCGAGGGCCAGCTCGCCGCGCCCGGGGGCGCCAAGTGGGCGTGGCAGCACATGTACCACGACGTCCTCCTGCTCGAGAACCAGATCCCCTTCTTCGTCGTCGAGAAGCTGCACGCCATCGCCTTCCCCGGCGAGGACGGCGGGCCCGACAGCGAGGGGCTCCTCGACATCTTCTGCAAGGCCCTGGCCGGCGACCTGCCGTCGAGCCGCGCCATCCGGCCGCGGAGCGGCAAGACGATACACCACCTCCTGCACCTGCACTACGAGTGCAACGTCCGCAGCGCGTCCGCGGACGCCAGCGACGCCAAGGGGCGCAACAACGGCAAGGCCGACGCCAACGGCGCGTCGTCGCTGGCCGTGTGGAAGCAATCGCCGGTCCCGTCCCCGCGCTCCAGCGACGGCGCCGTGAAGGGCCGGCTGACGTCGATGGTCCCGCAAGCGGCCAAGATGGAGGAGGCCGGCGTGACGTTCAAGAGGAAGGCGACCCCGCGCGACATGTTCGACGTGAGCTTCCGCTACGGCGTGCTGCACATGCCGGCGTTCGTGGTGGACGAGGCCGCCAAGGTGCTGCTGGCCAACCTGGTGGCGTTCGAGCAGGGCGGCGGCCGCGCCGCCAGGCAGCTGGACGGGGGCAACCTGGTGACGGGGTTCGTGGCGCTAGTGGGGTCCCTGGTGAACACGACGAGGGACGTGGAGGTGCTCCGGCGGTGTGGCGTCATGCACTGCATGGTCACCCACGACGAGGCCGTCAGGTACTTCAGCCACGTGGTGCAGTACACGACCATGGACTACGaccgccacctgctcgcctgcttgttCCGAGACATCCGAGAGCACTGCCAGTGGAGCCGATGA